Part of the Puntigrus tetrazona isolate hp1 chromosome 10, ASM1883169v1, whole genome shotgun sequence genome is shown below.
ATTCGGAACAACGTAAATGTGAGTAAATTATTGCCTGAAtagggcttttattttgaaatcaagaGACAGTCttgttgacttttattttgcttcccAGCAGAGTCACCGGTTCCTTTAGTGGGCCAGGCCTGATGGCTCCCGGAACAATGTCAAGCTGAAACGAAACTCCTTTAGCCGATGAGACGTTTTGACTATTATCTTATTTAACCATTTTGTTTTGATCGTTCAAACACCACCATAGCCTGTAAAATGGAGATCGGAGCTTTATCATGAAACTCCGCGCGCAGTATGacaggtatttatttatttatttattaagaccTTTAAGTACTAAAGAGCAGAGactgtcatgaaaaaaaaacagaacctCAGATCAAACCTTTAGAGACGATATATTATTCTTGATTGAATGCAGTTACGACTAGCGAATATGTTCTGTCTAACACCGAAGTTTAGAGCGGTTCTTACATGCGTTATATTTGGCATTTGAATAATCATGTAAACATATGTGTCAGGATTATCACGCGAGCGAACCTGGCGTCGTTTCGAACGtcaataatttacattttgggtgGGCCCTAAGTAGTTGGGGGAGGCCAACGTTTTACAGCGATGTAGTAGTGATGATTTTACATTGAGTACGATTATTTCTGCGCTATGAAACGTTAGCTCAAGAATAACGTAGCTAAACGTGATTGGCCAATACGTACGTCAGTTGtgtatatctatgtatctatctatctgtgtgtgtgtgtgtgtatatatgtgtatatatatatatatatgtatgtatatgttgaTAATCACAATAGCATGATTAagcaattaaattaagtaacttttttgagacaaaatgcaaaaaatatatatatttctttcaacATAATTGGTTGCAAACACTAACGCCTCTAGAGCCCCGTCACATCCACAAGACCCCCGTTTTTACTTTTCCACTccggtttttttttatttcacaccCCCCGCTCGCTACTGAAAGAAACCCCCTCCGATCGATCACgaagcttaaaaaaatgtatttgtacaatATAATAGAACACCTTTTTGTATACATGGAGTTTGCCTGATTTGGTTTATCTTTCAACAGAGGAACATATAGCGAGTCCAGAAGAGCGTTTAAACTGAGGGATTCCCCCGATCCGATGCAAGCCGATCCGAGCCCGCAGGGAGGCAACGGGCTGTCATTAACCCTGCAGCCGGAGCTGCTCGCCCGAATGCCCGGCGCCGGAAGTGCCGGCAGGCCGGAAACGGACGCGGAGGTCCGGGTCTCCATCGGCAGCGGACGCGGCGCGACTTCGCGGAGGCCGAGGGCAGCGAGCCACGGGCACGCGCACAGCCACGGACACGCGCGCAGCCACGAGCACGCGCACAGTCACGAGCACGAGTCCGACAGCGGCGAGTCGGACCTGGAGTCCGGAGAATCCAGCAGCTCGTTATCGGAGCTGCGCTACCTCCTGCGCTGGCTCAAGAAGAGTCTTCCGTTCATAGTCATTCTCTGTGCGAAACTAGTCATCCAGCACGCCCTGGGTACGTTAGTGAAAACAGCTGTTAGTGCAGAGGTTAGGCTGTGTAAAGGTCACGACCCCTGTCACacctctgtgttgttttttctgtagGTCTGGCTGTTGCAGTTGGTCTGTTTACCACCTTTATGTATGTCAACAAAAGCATTCAAACGCAAGTGTTTCTCCACGTGAGTCTGCCATATCATTTGATGCTTAACAGGGGAGTTAAAGTTCAGTGATTTTAACTCCTCTGCTGTGATCTGTGTACTTTGAACTTCACGTGTAGAAGTCTACTGGCACCAAGAGCACAATATAAAAACGcaatacaaaattattaaacattgataataatgagaaatgttcaAGAAAGCAAATCTCAAGAAagcaaattcagctttgacatcaaagaaataaatgttacagGCCCGTCTGGATTAGGTCATGGTTTAATCAcgacatttaagtcatttttataaacgcGCCTTAGACAAAAGCATTACTgctgtgcatcttaagacaaaacaaaggcactgatgtgttttaagatcagtttctttcagttgaaataGCTTAGATTTACATACTAGTCTTAAGCCTCGGCTGTGAGAATAGCTTAAAATTGCAAACAGCTaagttgtaataaaattatctcagtattactgtttttactgtattttttgaatCAGATAAATGTAGAGTTGGCAAGCATAAGACACTAATCTTCTGAATGgtatttttagttgtttgtgtAACGTACATAATTTAGTCAAATATACATATTGAATCAAATAATCCGTTTTTTCCGCCCCTCCTGTGTAAAGGACCGAAGGACAAAGTTGCACTGTGTCTGGCTCTTGCTGTTCCTCACATCCTCCAGTCTCCTCGTGTTTTACACTTTTCACACTCAGTCACTTTATCGCTGGTAAGCGCTTCACATTTCGTCACTTCTCCACTACATGCAACGTACTACATTTAGTGTAATATATGGATTGAATGACCAAATGTCCACCGTACGACAAGCACACAGCACGTAGATCTAATTTTCTGCTTCTTTCCTTAGCCTCATTTTTGTCAACGCTACAATAGATTCTCAGAACTTCTGGGAGGTTTTATGGAGTGTCGGTGTCACTAacttcattttgaagtttttcttCATGGGGCTCAAGTGTCTTATTCTCCTCATCCCCTCCCCGCTCATGACATACCGGCGAAGGGTGAGCAtgatttttcatgttatttatcTTGCTCTTCTGAATCTGCAATGAACATCATCTTCAACGTA
Proteins encoded:
- the rnft1 gene encoding E3 ubiquitin-protein ligase RNFT1, whose product is MKLRAQYDRGTYSESRRAFKLRDSPDPMQADPSPQGGNGLSLTLQPELLARMPGAGSAGRPETDAEVRVSIGSGRGATSRRPRAASHGHAHSHGHARSHEHAHSHEHESDSGESDLESGESSSSLSELRYLLRWLKKSLPFIVILCAKLVIQHALGLAVAVGLFTTFMYVNKSIQTQVFLHDRRTKLHCVWLLLFLTSSSLLVFYTFHTQSLYRCLIFVNATIDSQNFWEVLWSVGVTNFILKFFFMGLKCLILLIPSPLMTYRRRGQWYMLIEEVGQLYQVIAPVPLWFRYLVSYDEMDTSVGLTLGILLALLYLIMKLLALYGLSGSLQKTLQTFFSSEVNGAPASPAQVREAGDICPICQADFKQPRVLVCQHIFCEECIAQWLNQERTCPLCRTVITDKVHKWKDGATSAYLQIY